One part of the Aneurinibacillus sp. REN35 genome encodes these proteins:
- a CDS encoding D-alanyl-D-alanine carboxypeptidase family protein: MKKLPIVLLCIMLMIPSVGGAVFAEEKAKSAAEQKQGQSADADLAPNALSAVLIDRDTGAILYEKNGHKALPPASITKVMTMLLIMEALDRGEIKLTDKVRTSEYAASMGGSQIFLEPGEEMSVEDMLKGIALASGNDASVAMAEHLAGTEKAFVEKMNARAKQLGMDDTTFMNANGLPVSNHVSSAHDIALMSRELLKHEKITKYTGLYQDYLRKDSKKPFWLVNTNRLVRFYSGADGLKTGYTSEAKYCLTATAKRGNMRVVAVVMGAPDSKVRNQEVASMMDYAFNQYDSQPLYKENQIVKNVSVEKGAQETVNIVVPYRFSMLVKKGEKADQYEKVINLKTELRAPVKKGVKIGEVLIKKDGKTVSTVDLVAADNVARASWWELFKRTAREMFGG, encoded by the coding sequence ATGAAGAAGTTGCCTATTGTACTGCTATGTATAATGCTAATGATACCGTCGGTTGGCGGAGCTGTCTTTGCCGAGGAAAAAGCAAAATCGGCTGCAGAACAGAAACAGGGACAGTCGGCGGATGCCGACCTTGCACCGAATGCTCTATCCGCTGTCCTGATTGATCGGGACACCGGTGCGATTTTATATGAGAAAAACGGACACAAAGCATTGCCGCCTGCAAGTATTACAAAGGTTATGACGATGCTCCTTATTATGGAGGCGCTTGACCGGGGTGAGATTAAACTTACGGATAAAGTAAGAACAAGTGAATATGCAGCTTCTATGGGGGGCTCGCAGATTTTTCTTGAGCCGGGTGAAGAGATGAGCGTAGAGGATATGCTTAAAGGCATTGCACTTGCATCTGGTAATGATGCGTCCGTCGCGATGGCAGAGCACCTCGCTGGCACAGAGAAGGCGTTTGTCGAAAAAATGAATGCGCGGGCAAAGCAGTTGGGGATGGATGATACAACATTCATGAATGCGAACGGACTTCCTGTGTCTAATCATGTATCTTCCGCTCACGATATTGCGCTGATGTCGCGCGAGCTATTAAAGCATGAGAAAATTACAAAATACACTGGCTTGTACCAGGATTATTTGCGCAAGGATTCGAAAAAACCATTTTGGCTTGTAAACACAAACCGACTTGTCCGCTTTTATTCCGGGGCAGATGGTCTGAAAACCGGATATACATCTGAAGCGAAGTATTGTCTTACTGCAACGGCTAAGCGCGGCAATATGCGTGTGGTTGCCGTCGTAATGGGAGCGCCGGATTCAAAGGTCCGCAATCAGGAAGTTGCTTCTATGATGGACTATGCATTCAATCAATATGACAGTCAGCCGTTATACAAAGAAAATCAAATTGTAAAAAACGTATCGGTGGAAAAAGGTGCGCAAGAGACAGTAAACATTGTAGTACCCTATCGCTTCAGCATGCTGGTGAAGAAGGGGGAAAAAGCGGACCAATATGAGAAAGTGATTAATCTAAAAACTGAATTACGAGCTCCTGTCAAAAAAGGCGTGAAGATCGGTGAAGTTCTTATTAAAAAGGACGGGAAAACGGTGAGTACAGTAGACCTTGTGGCAGCCGATAATGTTGCTCGGGCAAGCTGGTGGGAGCTGTTTAAGCGGACAGCGCGCGAAATGTTCGGGGGATAA
- a CDS encoding ABC transporter ATP-binding protein produces the protein MENILEVRDLHISFHTYAGEVQAVRGVNFEVKKGETVGIVGESGCGKSVTAQSIMQLLPQPPTQYKQGQIRFNGEDLLKKNEKEMQKIRGKDIGMIFQDPMTSLNPTMKIGQQITESLMKHHGMSGGEAHKRSIELLTMVGIPQPDKRANQYPHEFSGGMRQRAMIAISLACSPKLLIADEPTTALDVTIQAQILELMKALQEKTGTSIIIITHDLGVVADMCDRVVVMYAGEVAETGTVDQIFYEPQHPYTKGLLKSVPRLDMNRDEPLAPIIGTPPDLLHPPTGCPFFARCEYAMEVCRNHKPALEDMGSNHHAACWLHHPLAASRKEEFAQ, from the coding sequence ATGGAAAATATATTGGAAGTACGTGATTTGCATATCTCTTTCCATACGTATGCGGGCGAAGTACAAGCCGTCCGCGGGGTGAACTTTGAAGTGAAAAAAGGCGAGACGGTAGGGATTGTCGGCGAGTCAGGCTGCGGAAAAAGTGTAACAGCCCAGTCGATTATGCAGCTTTTACCTCAACCGCCTACACAATATAAACAGGGACAGATCAGGTTTAACGGTGAGGATCTGCTTAAGAAAAATGAAAAAGAGATGCAAAAAATTCGTGGGAAAGACATCGGGATGATTTTCCAGGACCCGATGACGTCATTAAATCCAACGATGAAAATCGGACAGCAGATTACAGAGAGCTTGATGAAGCATCACGGTATGAGCGGTGGAGAAGCGCATAAGCGTTCCATCGAACTACTGACAATGGTAGGGATTCCACAGCCGGATAAACGTGCCAATCAATATCCGCATGAATTCTCAGGCGGCATGCGTCAGCGAGCGATGATTGCGATTTCGCTTGCCTGTAGTCCGAAGCTGCTGATCGCCGACGAGCCGACGACGGCGCTTGATGTAACGATTCAGGCGCAGATTCTTGAGTTGATGAAGGCGCTGCAGGAAAAAACGGGAACCTCCATTATTATCATCACGCATGATCTAGGCGTTGTGGCGGACATGTGTGACCGTGTCGTAGTTATGTATGCCGGAGAAGTAGCAGAGACCGGCACGGTAGATCAGATCTTCTATGAACCGCAGCATCCGTATACAAAGGGTCTGCTTAAGTCTGTGCCGCGCCTTGATATGAACAGGGATGAACCGCTTGCGCCGATTATAGGCACGCCCCCGGATCTGCTGCATCCTCCGACAGGCTGCCCGTTCTTTGCCCGTTGCGAGTATGCAATGGAAGTATGCAGAAACCACAAGCCAGCGCTTGAAGATATGGGTAGCAATCATCATGCAGCCTGCTGGCTGCACCATCCGCTGGCCGCAAGCCGGAAGGAGGAGTTTGCGCAATGA
- a CDS encoding ABC transporter ATP-binding protein → MKSNVKEMPVQKGKTQEPLLEVRNLKKYFHASGGTVKAVSDVTFSIKRGETLGVVGESGCGKSTMGRTILRLYDATEGQVLFEGKDVHKASSRELKGLRRDMQMIFQDPYASLNPRMTIGDIIGEAIDLHKLASGAKRKERIQELLRLVGLKADHMNRFPHEFSGGQRQRIGIARALAVEPKFIVCDEPISALDVSIQAQVVNLLSDLQDKMGLTYLFIAHDLSMVKHISDRVAVMYLGKLAEVAASEELYASPLHPYTQALLSAIPIPDPEVERGRQRIVLKGDVPSPMNPPSGCHFRTRCPYAMESCAKIDPVWQEVKPEHFVACHLYNKDIMGTDVRKV, encoded by the coding sequence ATGAAATCAAACGTAAAAGAGATGCCGGTTCAAAAGGGCAAGACACAGGAGCCGCTTCTTGAAGTGCGCAACCTGAAGAAATATTTTCATGCCAGCGGCGGTACCGTTAAGGCCGTAAGCGACGTTACCTTTAGCATTAAGCGAGGTGAGACGCTGGGCGTAGTAGGCGAGTCAGGCTGCGGGAAGTCGACCATGGGACGCACCATCCTTCGCCTGTATGATGCAACGGAAGGTCAGGTACTATTTGAAGGCAAGGATGTGCATAAAGCAAGTTCGCGCGAACTGAAAGGCTTGCGCCGTGATATGCAGATGATCTTCCAAGATCCATATGCTTCTCTCAATCCTCGGATGACAATTGGTGATATTATCGGAGAAGCGATTGATTTGCATAAGCTGGCAAGTGGTGCCAAGCGTAAAGAACGCATTCAGGAGCTGCTTCGCCTTGTTGGTCTGAAGGCAGATCATATGAATCGTTTCCCGCATGAGTTCTCAGGTGGTCAGCGTCAGCGGATCGGGATTGCGCGGGCGCTTGCGGTAGAGCCGAAGTTTATCGTATGTGATGAGCCGATCTCCGCGCTTGACGTGTCGATTCAAGCACAGGTTGTAAATTTGCTTAGCGATCTGCAGGATAAGATGGGACTCACCTATTTGTTTATCGCCCATGACCTGTCGATGGTGAAACATATCAGTGATCGGGTGGCGGTGATGTATCTTGGCAAGCTTGCAGAAGTGGCGGCTAGTGAAGAGCTGTATGCAAGCCCTCTTCATCCGTACACGCAGGCACTTCTCTCAGCGATACCGATACCGGATCCGGAAGTGGAGCGAGGCCGTCAGCGCATCGTTCTAAAGGGCGATGTGCCAAGTCCGATGAACCCGCCAAGCGGCTGTCACTTCCGTACACGATGCCCGTATGCGATGGAATCATGTGCAAAAATTGATCCGGTATGGCAGGAGGTCAAACCGGAGCATTTCGTGGCCTGCCATCTGTACAACAAAGACATTATGGGTACTGATGTACGAAAAGTATAG
- the spoIIAA gene encoding anti-sigma F factor antagonist, with product MSLRVDMETVHDVLIVRLEGELDHHTADMLRKEMEQRLAEGRIQHILLSMADLHFMDSSGLGVILGRYKQIAARGGDMVVCSINPVIYRLFELSGLFKILKIKESEQEALLVLGVA from the coding sequence GTGAGTTTACGAGTTGATATGGAAACAGTGCATGATGTATTGATTGTGCGGCTGGAAGGAGAGCTTGACCACCATACAGCAGACATGCTGCGTAAGGAAATGGAACAGCGGCTTGCAGAAGGTCGGATTCAGCATATTCTGCTGAGCATGGCCGACCTGCATTTTATGGACAGCTCAGGTCTTGGTGTAATTCTTGGGCGCTATAAGCAGATTGCAGCACGCGGCGGAGATATGGTGGTCTGCTCCATTAATCCGGTTATCTATCGTTTGTTTGAGCTATCCGGCCTGTTCAAGATTCTAAAAATCAAGGAGTCCGAACAGGAAGCGCTCCTTGTCCTGGGGGTGGCGTAG
- a CDS encoding ABC transporter permease: MLRYTLQRLGWALLTLWVVVTLTFFLMHMIPGNPFAKEGNMPPGVFENLMNYYHLNEPLYVQYGLYLKQLLSLDFGPSLKSSTITVNDYIVEGFPVSLHLGVQALIIGVTFGIILGVIAALYHNRFPDYISMIVAIIGISVPNFILATVFINYAAVEWNLLPAATWGTWKHTILPSLALAAMPMAFIARLMRSSMLEVLGQDYIKTAKAKGLARNVVIIKHTLRNAILPVVTVLGIITANLVTGSFVIEHIFGIPGMGEMFVKGIFNRDYPVILGSTVFYSAILIFLIFLVDIMYTWIDPRINVTGGSK; this comes from the coding sequence TTGTTACGGTATACTTTACAGCGCCTGGGCTGGGCCCTCTTAACATTGTGGGTGGTTGTGACCCTTACCTTTTTCTTGATGCATATGATCCCTGGTAATCCATTCGCTAAGGAAGGCAACATGCCGCCTGGCGTATTTGAGAATTTAATGAATTACTACCATTTGAATGAACCGCTGTATGTGCAGTATGGGCTGTATTTGAAGCAGCTGCTTTCTTTAGATTTCGGACCGTCTCTGAAGTCGAGTACGATTACAGTAAATGATTACATTGTTGAAGGTTTTCCTGTTTCCCTTCACCTTGGGGTACAGGCTCTCATTATCGGCGTTACGTTCGGCATCATTCTCGGTGTGATTGCCGCACTGTATCACAATCGTTTTCCTGACTATATTTCTATGATTGTAGCGATCATCGGTATTTCGGTACCGAACTTTATTCTTGCGACAGTTTTTATCAACTATGCAGCTGTTGAATGGAATCTGCTTCCCGCAGCCACATGGGGAACTTGGAAGCATACGATTTTGCCTTCGCTCGCATTGGCGGCGATGCCGATGGCGTTCATTGCTCGTCTGATGCGTTCTAGCATGCTGGAGGTGCTGGGACAGGATTATATTAAAACCGCTAAAGCAAAAGGTCTTGCACGTAATGTCGTTATCATTAAGCATACGCTGCGCAACGCGATTCTTCCGGTTGTCACCGTGCTGGGGATCATTACGGCAAACCTTGTTACAGGAAGTTTTGTTATCGAACATATCTTTGGAATTCCGGGAATGGGCGAGATGTTCGTAAAGGGTATCTTTAACCGCGATTATCCGGTGATTCTCGGTTCCACAGTTTTTTATAGCGCGATTCTTATCTTTCTTATTTTCCTCGTGGACATCATGTACACATGGATCGATCCGCGCATCAATGTTACAGGGGGGAGTAAGTAA
- a CDS encoding AraC family transcriptional regulator — protein sequence MGWVEAIQKAIDYIEKNLHEAITIEAVAKQANASVFHFQRTFAILTDISVAEYIRRRRLTLAAQELVATDCKIIDLAYKYGYETPEAFSKAFRKQHGVSPREVRQNKGKLNSYNRLVIQITLKGAEPMKYKIVEREGFQVVGIKREFSLHDGENHKGIPVFWKDAHADGTNDLLFTLNNGKINGVLGVCVDKRGMQAEEMIDYWIATEYVGDIPEGLLSLEIPAAKWGVFEVHGPMPDAMPKVWKMIFSEWFPSHSYGHAGTPELEVYSNEDPSSPDLYSEIWIPLK from the coding sequence ATGGGCTGGGTAGAAGCCATCCAAAAGGCAATCGATTATATAGAGAAGAATTTACATGAGGCGATTACGATAGAAGCTGTAGCCAAACAAGCCAATGCATCGGTATTTCACTTTCAGCGAACGTTTGCGATATTAACAGATATATCGGTTGCCGAATACATCCGTCGGAGACGTTTAACCTTAGCAGCACAAGAACTGGTTGCTACGGACTGTAAAATCATTGATCTTGCCTACAAATACGGCTATGAAACTCCCGAGGCTTTTTCAAAGGCGTTTCGTAAACAGCATGGGGTAAGCCCTCGTGAAGTACGACAAAACAAAGGAAAACTAAACTCCTATAACCGTCTGGTTATCCAAATTACCCTGAAGGGAGCGGAACCAATGAAGTACAAAATTGTAGAGCGAGAAGGCTTTCAAGTTGTCGGAATCAAACGAGAATTTTCATTGCATGATGGTGAGAACCATAAAGGAATTCCAGTGTTTTGGAAAGATGCCCATGCAGACGGCACAAATGATTTGTTATTTACGCTGAATAACGGAAAAATAAACGGGGTGCTTGGTGTATGTGTCGATAAAAGAGGGATGCAGGCGGAGGAGATGATCGATTATTGGATCGCTACGGAATATGTCGGTGATATACCTGAAGGATTGCTGAGTCTCGAAATCCCTGCAGCTAAATGGGGTGTATTCGAAGTTCATGGACCAATGCCTGACGCCATGCCAAAGGTGTGGAAAATGATCTTTTCCGAGTGGTTTCCGTCCCACTCGTATGGGCATGCCGGCACTCCTGAATTAGAGGTATATTCAAATGAAGATCCTTCAAGTCCTGATTTATACTCTGAAATCTGGATTCCTTTAAAATAA
- the spoIIAB gene encoding anti-sigma F factor, giving the protein MKAKTDNNFMRLEFAARSENEGFARIAVASFLSRLDMTLEEVEEIKTVVSEAVTNAIIHGYEGDETGTVTIVTAYTAACIEIVVEDHGIGIADLEEARQPLFTTKPELERSGMGFTIMENFMDTMDVETEIGQGTRIRLVKKLAKNEALCN; this is encoded by the coding sequence ATGAAAGCGAAGACGGACAACAATTTCATGCGTCTTGAATTCGCTGCTCGCAGCGAAAATGAAGGATTTGCCCGCATTGCGGTTGCCTCCTTTCTCTCGCGGCTTGATATGACACTTGAGGAAGTAGAAGAGATCAAAACAGTCGTATCAGAAGCCGTCACGAATGCAATCATTCACGGCTATGAAGGGGATGAGACGGGAACGGTGACCATTGTGACCGCATACACGGCAGCCTGCATTGAGATTGTCGTAGAAGATCATGGAATCGGAATCGCTGATCTTGAAGAAGCGAGGCAGCCGCTTTTTACGACGAAGCCGGAACTTGAGCGTTCGGGCATGGGGTTTACGATTATGGAGAACTTCATGGATACGATGGATGTAGAAACGGAGATCGGTCAAGGAACAAGAATCAGATTAGTGAAGAAGCTGGCCAAGAATGAAGCGCTATGTAATTAG
- a CDS encoding branched-chain amino acid aminotransferase — protein sequence MNQHIEVILTDNKKTKPKASELSFGTCFTDHMFMMDYTSEQEWHNPRIVPYAPITLDPAAVVFHYGQAVFEGMKAYRTKDEEILLFRPEKNMERLNLSNERLSIPPIDEDFCVEAIKKLVSVDQDWVPTEEGTSLYIRPFIIATEAFLGVRPARKYTFMVILSPVGAYYAEGINPVKIYVENKYVRAVNGGTGHTKTSGNYAASFRAQEEAQKKGCAQVLWLDGVEKAYIEEVGSMNVFFKVNGEIWTPALNGSILPGVTRDSVIELLKDWGLNVVERKISMQELYDAYMSGALEEAFGTGTAAVISPIGELKWEDKEMVINNGESGPISMKLYRTICDIQTGTIDDPFKWTVSVK from the coding sequence ATGAATCAACACATTGAAGTTATCTTAACCGATAATAAAAAGACCAAACCAAAAGCAAGCGAGCTGTCGTTTGGCACATGCTTTACCGACCACATGTTTATGATGGACTACACATCTGAGCAAGAATGGCATAATCCACGCATTGTCCCGTATGCTCCGATTACGCTTGATCCTGCTGCCGTCGTCTTTCATTATGGACAAGCGGTATTCGAAGGAATGAAGGCCTACCGAACCAAGGATGAAGAGATTCTATTGTTCCGGCCAGAGAAAAATATGGAGCGTCTTAATCTGTCTAACGAGCGCTTAAGCATCCCACCAATCGATGAGGATTTCTGTGTTGAGGCAATTAAAAAATTAGTGAGTGTAGATCAAGATTGGGTGCCAACGGAAGAAGGAACTTCCTTATACATCCGTCCGTTCATTATTGCTACCGAGGCATTCTTAGGGGTTCGTCCGGCTCGCAAATATACATTTATGGTGATTCTCTCACCGGTTGGCGCCTATTATGCGGAAGGTATCAATCCGGTCAAAATTTATGTAGAGAATAAATATGTTCGTGCCGTCAACGGCGGAACCGGCCATACGAAAACGTCCGGCAATTATGCGGCAAGCTTCCGAGCACAGGAAGAAGCACAGAAGAAGGGCTGTGCGCAGGTTCTCTGGCTTGACGGTGTCGAAAAAGCGTACATAGAAGAAGTGGGAAGCATGAACGTCTTCTTTAAAGTAAACGGAGAAATCTGGACCCCTGCTCTAAACGGCAGCATCCTTCCCGGCGTCACGAGAGATTCCGTCATCGAACTGCTGAAGGATTGGGGATTGAATGTTGTAGAACGAAAAATCTCCATGCAGGAGCTCTATGATGCCTATATGAGCGGAGCGCTTGAAGAAGCATTTGGTACAGGGACTGCAGCCGTCATCTCACCGATCGGCGAGTTAAAGTGGGAAGATAAAGAAATGGTTATCAACAACGGAGAATCCGGGCCGATCTCCATGAAGCTGTATCGTACGATTTGTGATATTCAAACGGGTACAATTGATGATCCATTCAAATGGACCGTAAGCGTAAAATAA
- a CDS encoding ABC transporter permease: MQPDTRLNAEMFQPVTDNFKDAESIGRPSVSYWADVWRRLKLNKLAMVGLFVIIALIIMAIIGPMISGYTYYKQDFTAKNLQPSAEHWFGTDSSGRDIFTRIWYGARISLFIGVMAAFIDFVLGVIYGGISGLKGGRVDNIMMRIAEVLYGIPYLLMVILLMVVMGPGLWTIIIAMTITGWIPMARLVRGQVLQLKEQEYVQAATVLGADTKWILVKHLIPNTMGPILVNVTLTVPTAIFAEATLSFLGLGIPAPRASWGTMANDALVSLLIGNVYQLFIPGFFISLTMFAFNVLGDGMRDALDPRMRK; this comes from the coding sequence ATGCAGCCTGATACAAGACTGAACGCTGAAATGTTCCAGCCTGTAACAGATAATTTTAAAGATGCAGAGTCCATTGGTCGCCCGAGCGTTTCGTACTGGGCGGATGTGTGGCGCCGCCTGAAGCTCAATAAGCTGGCGATGGTGGGTCTGTTTGTGATCATTGCACTGATTATAATGGCTATTATCGGCCCTATGATCAGCGGCTATACGTATTATAAGCAGGATTTTACAGCGAAAAATTTGCAGCCAAGTGCAGAGCACTGGTTCGGCACCGATTCCTCCGGCCGGGATATTTTTACCCGCATCTGGTATGGAGCGCGTATTTCTTTATTTATCGGTGTGATGGCAGCCTTTATCGACTTCGTGCTCGGGGTTATTTATGGCGGTATTTCCGGCCTGAAAGGCGGCCGTGTAGACAATATCATGATGCGTATTGCTGAAGTGCTGTACGGCATTCCGTATCTGCTAATGGTTATTTTGCTGATGGTTGTTATGGGACCAGGACTATGGACGATCATCATCGCGATGACGATCACAGGGTGGATTCCGATGGCCCGCCTGGTGCGCGGACAGGTCCTTCAGCTGAAAGAACAGGAATATGTACAGGCGGCCACCGTGCTCGGCGCTGACACGAAATGGATTTTGGTGAAGCATTTGATTCCAAACACGATGGGTCCAATTCTAGTAAACGTAACGCTTACGGTGCCAACCGCAATCTTTGCCGAAGCGACATTAAGCTTCCTTGGACTTGGGATTCCGGCACCGCGGGCAAGTTGGGGAACGATGGCCAATGACGCGCTTGTTAGTCTGTTGATCGGGAACGTGTACCAATTGTTCATTCCGGGCTTTTTCATCTCGCTCACGATGTTCGCCTTCAATGTATTAGGTGACGGCATGCGTGATGCACTCGACCCGAGGATGCGCAAATAA